From one Lolium rigidum isolate FL_2022 chromosome 4, APGP_CSIRO_Lrig_0.1, whole genome shotgun sequence genomic stretch:
- the LOC124706814 gene encoding uncharacterized protein LOC124706814, giving the protein MVLGLRTKTKKDAAIHVDFNIFIQEISPWPPSESIKSLRSAVLFWENGERNSGKTNTVAPSIGSGSTVGKIEFNEFISIQVVFQKEGSSKSGKWQRNLLELNLYEPRRDKLKGQHLGTATLDLAEHAMFHEDAAVPVPLNCKRSFKSNAHPMIYLRIQLLDGDSSSVSSRDALSKEASVDKDSKEFMSATMSEEYTEDAGFASFTDDDEEETPYPYRSDGSVHTGSNRSQDSLKGKDVRVVGNEGTSSSLDSQHEVPSSSTKVRTEEVENHPIQIQKASIHPGMLSLLSDLPREQSPSLPPHSALRTGRKMSFAYGMTDSNQRQFGDRTYSTLTSDREKNMRFSMRVPDVNGSAINKKVDSQKEEVNEVDSKDILIAHHTKGSTDNVMQAQVPIRISNSRSDNKVRELELKVEMLETELREAAASEIGLYSVVAEHGSSANKVHTPARRLSRHFIHAFKNWPREKMGSAARSASSGLVFVAKACGYDVARLSFWLSNCVVLRAIVTETCKQSDNGNSINAADYNSSTASRRNSASMWESLNRKKGKLLSPEFDNWEDIDTFIAALKKIESWIFSRIVECIWWQAFTPHMQSAYISSESKTGLNLKKRYGKITAVGNQQQATLSIDIWNKAFKQASEKICPVRAAGHECGCLPVLAKLAMEQCIARLDIAMFNAILRESEDEIPTDPMSDPITDPKVLPIPSGKFSFGAGVQLKNAIGSWSRSLTDLFGMDMDDYLEVQNGDGENGISEIRKPFYFLNALSDLLMIPKDVLIESRKELCPTFSSSIIRSILHGFVPDEFCPDPIQDSLLHALELEEHLEGSDKGIQAVPCSASPILYSYPAPGSVLSIIGDPRKSGSAVLRKSNTSDDELDELSSPLSFISKAPANPLAKLKQISGSNMARYRLLHDVWRLDDQ; this is encoded by the exons ATGGTGCTTGGTCTCCGAACCAAGACAAAGAAGGATGCCGCCATCCATGTAGACTTCAATATCTTCATCCAAGAAATAAGCCCATGGCCCCCTTCTGAATCCATCAAATCTTTGCGCTCTGCGGTTCTCTTTTGGGAAAATGGTGAGCGAAATTCTGGGAAGACAAACACTGTTGCACCATCAATCGGGTCAGGTTCCACAGTAGGTAAGATTGAATTTAATGAGTTCATAAGCATACAGGTTGTTTTTCAAAAGGAGGGGTCATCCAAAAGTGGAAAGTGGCAGAGGAATCTGCTCGAGTTGAATTTATATGAACCGAGAAGGGATAAACTCAAGGGACAGCATTTGGGGACTGCAACCCTAGATTTGGCCGAGCATGCAATGTTTCACGAGGACGCTGCTGTTCCAGTGCCTCTCAACTGTAAAAGGAGTTTTAAAAGCAATGCACATCCTATGATTTATCTTCGAATCCAGCTGTTGGATGGGGATAGCTCGAGTGTTTCCTCCAGAGATGCATTATCCAAAGAGGCATCAGTTGATAAGGATTCAAAGGAATTTATGTCGGCAACAATGAGTGAGGAGTACACTGAGGATGCTGGGTTTGCTTCCTTCACTGATGACGATGAGGAAGAAACTCCATATCCGTACCGCTCTGATGGGAGTGTGCACACAGGTAGTAATAGATCCCAGGACTCTCTCAAG GGAAAGGATGTCAGGGTAGTTGGTAATGAAGGCACCAGCTCATCACTGGATTCCCAGCATGAAGTGCCATCTTCCAGTACAAAAGTGAGGACTGAAGAAGTTGAAAATCATCCGATTCAAATTCAAAAGGCAAGCATCCATCCAGGGATGCTGTCTCTTTTATCAGATTTACCCAGAGAACAATCTCCATCTCTTCCACCACACAGTGCTCTCAGAACTGGTCGTAAAATGTCATTTGCTTATGGTATGACTGACTCCAATCAAAGACAATTTGGCGACAGAACATATAGCACTTTAACTAGTGATAGAGAAAAGAATATGAGGTTCAGTATGAGAGTTCCAGATGTTAACGGAAGTGCCATAAATAAGAAAGTTGATTCCCAGAAGGAAGAAGTGAATGAAGTTGATTCCAAAGATATCTTAATCGCTCATCATACTAAGGGCAGCACTGATAATGTAATGCAAGCCCAGGTGCCAATACGCATTTCAAATAGTCGAAGTGACAACAAAGTTCGAGAACTGGAACTTAAAGTTGAGATGCTTGAAACTGAGCTGCGGGAAGCCGCTGCTTCCGAGATAGGCCTTTATTCTGTTGTTGCAGAACATGGTAGCTCAGCAAACAAGGTCCATACACCAGCACGAAGGCTGTCTAGGCATTTTATTCATGCATTTAAAAACTGGCCCAGAGAAAAGATGGGAAGTGCAGCAAGGAGTGCTTCCTCTGGGCTGGTTTTTGTCGCAAAAGCTTGCGGATATGATGTTGCAAG GTTGAGTTTCTGGCTGTCAAACTGTGTGGTGCTGCGAGCAATTGTTACTGAGACTTGTAAGCAATCGGACAACGGAAATAGCATTAATGCTGCTGATTATAATTCCAGCACAGCATCCAGGAGAAATTCTGCATCAATGTGGGAATCACTTAATCGGAAGAAAGGAAAACTGCTTTCACCTGAGTTTGATAACTGGGAAGATATTGACACGTTTATAGCTGCATTAAAAAAGATTGAATCGTGGATATTCTCACGGATTGTTGAATGCATTTGGTGGCAG GCATTCACACCACATATGCAATCTGCTTATATAAGTAGTGAATCAAAGACTGGTTTGAATCTGAAGAAACGTTATGGAAAGATTACTGCTGTGGGCAATCAGCAACAAGCAACCTTATCAATAGACATTTGGAATAAGGCTTTCAAACAGGCATCAGAGAAGATTTGCCCAGTAAGGGCAGCTGGGCATGAATGTGGGTGCCTGCCTGTGTTGGCCAAACTT GCGATGGAGCAGTGCATAGCTAGATTGGACATAGCAATGTTCAATGCTATTTTACGGGAGTCAGAAGATGAGATTCCAACAGATCCCATGTCTGATCCAATAACTGATCCGAAGGTTCTTCCCATCCCATCTGGAAAATTTAGCTTTGGTGCTGGGGTCCAACTGAAAAATGCT ATTGGCAGCTGGTCCAGAAGCCTTACCGACTTGTTTGGTATGGATATGGACGACTATCTAGAAGTTCAGAATGGGGATGGTGAAAATGGCATTTCTGAAATTCGCAAACCATTCTATTTTCTAAATGCATTAAGTGATCTCCTAATGATCCCCAAAGATGTGCTCATTGAAAGTAGGAAAGAG CTTTGTCCTACCTTTAGTTCATCGATCATAAGGagtatacttcatggctttgtgccGGATGAATTTTGCCCAGACCCAATTCAAGATAGTTTGCTTCACGCTCTAGAGTTGGAG GAGCATCTAGAGGGCAGCGACAAGGGCATACAAGCGGTCCCCTGCAGCGCTTCTCCCATCTTGTACTCATACCCTGCACCTGGATCAGTCCTAAGCATCATTGGCGATCCTAGGAAGAGTGGATCGGCAGTCCTCCGTAAGTCCAACACGAGCGATGATGAGCTCGATGAGCTGAGCTCGCCATTGAGCTTCATCTCCAAGGCTCCAGCGAATCCACTTGCCAAGCTGAAGCAGATCAGCGGCTCCAACATGGCGAGGTACAGGCTCCTTCATGACGTGTGGAGGCTAGATGACCAGTAG